The following is a genomic window from Corynebacterium incognita.
GCATGTCGCGCGCCTCGACGACCTGGCTGAGCTGCAGGATGCGGTCGGCCAGCGTGGACTTGCCGTGGTCAATGTGCGCGATGATGCAGAAGTTCCGGATCCGGGTGGGTTCCGTGAACGTGGTGGCCGCGAAGTTCTTGGGCAAAGGTCACTCCTACATCTTGTCTATCAACTTCTAAAAACACTGCTAGAAACTATCAACACACTACCGCACTCGCCCGCGCTGCCCTAGTTTCTCCCCTCAGCTCTTTCTGCCGCATGTGCTTGCCGACGCCCCCTCAGCCCTCCCGCAGGCCGTGGGTTAACCTGGGTGGGCGCAAGTTTGAAGAGCAGACGACTAACGGGATACAAAGGAGGCAGCAGCGGGCATGGCGGAGACAACTGGTGCACGAATCGCGCCGGAGCCCATGCCGCAGCGCCCCAACCCGTGGCAGCTGCTCACCGCCATGCACTCCACGGATATTCGGTGGCCGGGCGCGCTGCGCGCCGCTCTGGCGTTGTTCATCCCCGGCGCCCTGAGTCTGCTGACGGGCCACGAGCACGAGATGTTGTTGGTGGCCGCGGGGTCCTGCGCGGTGATTTACGGCGAGGGCTATCCCTACCGCAAGCGCTGGCAGGTCATCGCGATCGTCGGCACGCTGCTTACCTTGGGCACGCTGTTGGGGTCCACGCTGGGCCACGGGGTGTTTTCCCATCTGAACGCCGGGGGCTCGCGGTGGTGGTTCCTGCTCATCGGGGCCTATACCACCGCCCTGGCGACGGTGGGTGTCTTCGTGCAAAACGCGCTGCGGCTGCCGCCTCCCGGGGTGTTCTTCATCATCATGGCCTCCGGCGGGGCGACGATGTCCTCGCGGCTGGGCATTAGCCCGTGGGAGGTAGCCGCGTGGACTTCCGCGGGCGCGCTCTCCGCGCTGGTGGTCGGCATGTTCGGGTGGCTGGTGCACCCGCACAACCCGGAGGCTAAGGCGGTGGCGGCGCTGGATGTGGCTGTGGCCGCAGCACTGCGCGATAGCGACGAGGCCTCCGTGATCGCGCGTACGCACCGGGCGCAGACGGCACTGGCGAATGCGTGGGCGGCGCTGACTGACGCGGGCATCGTCAGCGGCGGCAAGGTACGCAAGCCCGCGTTCGCGCACCTGGTGACACATGTGCGCGCGGCCCACCTCAAGCTGGCGGCGGCCGGCCCCGCGGGGAATGCCGCGGAGGGACTAGATGACGCCACCCGCCTTTTTGACGTCCACCGCACCGCCATCCCGCATACGCGGCCGACGGTGGCGTATCGCATCTTCCGGGCGATGCACCCGTATTCGCACGCGACAATGTCCGCGGCTCGCGTTGCCGTGGCGAGTGTGGTGGCCGCCGCGGTGGGCATCGCGCTCGGCTTCGATCGTCCGGACTGGGCGGTGGTCTCCGTGGTGCTGATCGCGCAGTGGGGCCCGGACCGCATCCCGGGAACCATCCGGGCCGCGCAGCGCTTCGGAGGCACCATCATTGGAATTGGGTTATTCGCGGCGCTGCATGCGGCGGGCATCGCGCAGTGGTCACTGCTCATTGCACTGGCCGCGGTGCAGTTTCTGGCGGAAATATTTGTCACCCGCAACTACGCGCTCACGGTCATCGTGACCACCCCGCTGGCGCTGTATCTAGGCGGCGCGGTGAGCAAGCCGCTGGGTGAGATGGTGGTGGCCCGGTTCGTGGAGACGGTCATCGCGGTGGTCTGCGCTCTCATCGCGTTGTGGGCGGTGCCGCGGGTGTTCAGCCTGCGGCACTACCGCCGCCTGGTGCGCCGCTCACTGCTGTCCATGGGCGCGCTGTTGGGCGCGCTGCTCACGGCCACGCCCGCGGAGGCGATCCGGCAGCGCCGCGATCTGCAGTACGAGCTGCTCAGCGAGCGCCGCGCCATCCAGTCCCTGGCCGCAGACTTTCCTGACGCCGCGGCGCCGCTATGGGATGACCACCTAGTGTTGCAGCGCACCGGCTACGCGCTGTTGGACTACTGCACCGCGCACGTCGACGATGAAGTGAGTTTGCAGGACATCGAGGCTCTGGCAGCCACGGTCAGGAAGGCCCAGAAAGCGCTTTAAAAAGACCTGCCCGCGGAGTATGGTGTGATCTATGTCCGCCATACTCCCCAGCAGGTCACGCACCACTCGCCCCACCGGCAGTAGGATCCGTGCTCGTCTGGGTGAGGCGCGGCGTGACTTTATGTCCCTTTTCAAGCCACTGCCGGAAGAGCCGGTGGACACCGGCCTCACCCTCATCAACGACCGCCTGGGGCTGCACGGCGAGCACACCGCGCACCACGCCAACCGGGTGGCCAGCATCCACGTGGAGAACACGAGGGATCATCCGCGCACGGTCTGCTTCGCCCCGGACATGGACGGCCAGGCCGACTCTGGCGAGGTCGTGTGGGTGTGCACCCCGGGTAATACGCCGACCTGTTCGCCGCGCGAGCGCGCCATCCTCATCATCGCGCGCACCCGGACCACGGTCATGGGACTGCTCATCTCCCCTAACCCGACGCACGCGGATGCCGACAACTGGGTAGGCATCGGCACCGGCGAGTGGGACGAGGACGGCAAAGAGTGCTGGGTCCGCCTGGACCGGGTGCTCGAGGTGCCGGAGACCCAGATCCGCCGCCAGGGCACGCTGTTCCCGCCGCGGCGTTTTGAGCGCATCGCCAACCAACTGCGTATCGATTACAACTGGGCATAACCACCCGCCGCCCCATCCTTAAGAGCTTCTTCCTTTTACTGCCTCGGCCCTTAGCTTCAGCCCGCGAAAGTTAACGCCCGCACCCCCTCCAGCACACCAAAAATCCCCCTTTATGCCGCTTAAGGCGGACATTAACCCGGAAAAAGTCGCAATTGCCGAGACGCAGGTCACCCAAAAATTAAGCGAAAGACAATACCTCACCCAGCTTAAAGTTAGGATCTCTAAGGAAGTTGATATATCCACGTAATCTAAAATAAATCTAAGCGCCCTAATGTTTCGTCTGGCTTTTTGACATTTGCCTACGACGCTATGAATAGAGACAGACGAGATTCCCGAACACGGTGGCCCAGAGCGGCAGCGCTCCTGGTTGCCATCTCCCTAGTAGGCCTAACGTTGTACTTTTGTGATACAGCTCGCACTCCCCGTTTGCCACAGGCGACATCACCGTGCAGCACCCCTGGTGAGGTATCAGCACCGACGACGTCGTTTATCTCCACCCCGAATGCCCAAGCCACCGAGGCCGGCTGCGCGGTCCTCGCCCAAGGCGGCACCGCCGCGGACGCGGTCGTCGCGGCGCAATACGCCCTGGGTTTGACCGAACCGCAATTCTCCGGCCCGGGTGGCGGCGGCATCGCGCTGTACTTCGACGCCCGCAAGGACAAACTGTCCACCTTCGACGGCACGGTCCCCGTCCCCGACAAGGACGTCCCCGGCATCGGCCCCATCACGAGCGTGGGCGTGCCGCAGACCGATCGCCTCATGCGCACCCTGCACAAGCGCCACGGTGCGCTGCCCTTCGAGGACACCACGGCCCCCGCACAGCGCCTGGCCACCGACGGTTTCCTGGCCACCGACAGCCTGATCAAGGCCATCGGCTACCACGAAGAGCTGTTCCAGCCCGGCGCGGCCGGTGCCTTCCTGCTCAACGACGCCGGGGAGATCCCCGCCGAAGGCGATGTCCTGCGCAATCCCGACTACGCCCAGCACCTCGCCGACCTCGCCGAGCGGAAGTTCACGCCCCAGCTGGCCGAAGGGGACGTCGAGAAGCAGCTGCGCAAGAGCTGGCGCAAGGATCGCCGCTCCCAGATCAAGCCTGACGACGCCCTGTGCGTGCCCTACCGCGACATCACTGCCTGCGGTTCCAGCTCGCCCAGCACCGGTTTCATGGTGGTCGCGCACACGCTCGGCATCCTGGGCCACCACGACCTCGCGTCCCTGGATCCCTACCGCACGGACGAGGACACCCCCGTGGCGCGCGCCACCGCCGCGCACCTCATGACGGAGGCAGAGCGCATCGCCTTCGCCAACGCGAACACCTGGATGGCCGACGCGGAAGCCAACAAGTCCCGCGCAGAGTCCTATATCAAGGACATCGTCACCAACCCCGACCACCACCGCGCGGCCGCGGAGAGCATCGAGCGAGAGAGCGCCACAGACGACGTGGAGCCCCTGCCGCTCAATGGCTACAGCTCGCAGTACTTCGACAGCACCGAGGAGGGCACCTCGCAGATCAGTGTCCGCGACGCCGCAGGCAATTGGGCGTCGGTGACCACGACGCTGCAGCGCAGCTTCGGCAGCGGCATCGCCACCAATGGCTTCTTCCTCAACAACTCGCTGGACAACTTCAGCAAGGACGCGCTACCCGGCCAGCCAAACTCCCGGGAACCCGGCATCAAGCCACGCACCATGATGGCGCCGGTCATGCTCATGCACAATGATGCCCCCGTTGCCGCCCTCGGCTCCCCCGGCGGCCGCAAGATCCCTGCCTTCGTGCTCAAGGGCATCGTCGGCCTGCAGGACTGGGCATTGCCCACGCAGTCCGTGGTCAACATGCCCAACTTCGGCGCCGACAACCGCAACAGCGTGTTCGTGGAGAAGTCCTCGCTACATCGCCAGGAAAAGATGTCCGAGTTATTCGAGCGTTGGGACCAGCCCGTAGACACCACCACCGCGCGCAGTGGCCTATCCATCATCACCGCCGACCAGACCGGCGCCGACGACCGCCGGGGCGGCATCGCCCAAGGCGTGCCCATTCCGGTGGTTCCACCTTAGAGCGTTACGTGCCGACCCGGCACGTTCCCGCAAGCACCCGGAAGAACTCAGGAAACCCCTGCGTAAATACCCCACGTAAAGACCATAAGGAGTAACCATGCTCGCCTTCATGACCCTCGCTGGTGGCGCCGCCGCCGTATCCATGGCCGGTTTCTACAGCAAAGAACAAGCGCATAGATCCCGAATGGCCGGATTAGACATCAACGTGCACATCAACGGCATCCGCGGCAAGTCCACCATCACCCGCATGGTGGGCGGCGTGCTGCGCGAGGCCAATTACAACACCATTTCCAAAACCACCGGCACCTACGCCTGCGTCATCGACACGGACGCCTCCGAGCACCCCATTAAGCGCACCGGCCCGGCCAACATCAACGAGCAATACCGCTTCCTCAAGGAGTGGATCCAGCCTCAGACCGAGGCGCTCGTGGTCGAGTGCATGGCTGTGAAGCCGAAGTACCAGGTGCTGTGCCAGGACGTCATCCTGCGCTCCCCTCTCTCTGTCATCACCAACGTGCGCCTGGACCACCAGGAGGACATGGGTGACACCCGCGAAGAGATCGCGGCGTCGCTGTGCAGCACTGTGCCTATGGGCGGCACCCTGGTCACGGGCGAGCGCGACGAACACATCGTGAAGATCATCCGCGAGCACTGCGAGGCCCGCAACACCAAGCTCGTGGTCGCCCCGCACACGGAGCTCTCGGAGTCCCTGGTAGACAAGTTCAGCTACCACCAGTTCGAAGAAAACGTCGCGGTGGCACTGTCCGTGGCGGAGGAGCTGGGTATCGACGCCGAGACCGCCGCCCGCGGCATGCTGCGCGCGGAGCCGGACCCGGGCACCACCAAGATCACCCCGGTCCAGGTGTCTGAGGGTGACATGTTCTACTGGGTGCCCATGTTCGCCATCAACGACTGGGAGTCCACCACCAAGGTCTACCGCAGCGTTTCTGAGCAGGCACTTCCAGACGGCTGCAAGCGTGTCATCGCGCTGAACAACCGCTCGGACCGCACTGACCGCGCGCAGATGTTCATCGATCTGGTCACTGAGGACCTCATGAATGAGTTCGACCGCGTCATCTTGTACGGCGACATCCAGGAGGCCGTGCGCCAGAAGCTCATCAACAAGGGCGTTCCTGAGGACGCCGTGGTGAGCACCCTGGACATGGACGAGGACGCCTCCGGCCACGACCTCATCGCCCGCGCCCGCGACGGCTTCGGCACCGACCCGGTGGCCATCTTCGGCATGGTCAACATCCACACCGAGCACGTCATCTCCATGAACCGCTTCGTCGACGCCGTGGTCGAGGGCAACCTCGCCCGCACCACCGCCGCCGCCGACCACACCGCACCGATGCCCGTCGTCGAGCCGGCTTACCAGGGAGGTAACTAACCATGCACCATACTCAGCTGGGAAGCCTCGACTTCCTCATCGACTACACGCACCTCACCTTCTTCTTCGGCGTGCTCATTAGCTACCTCTACTTCCGCCGCCGCCAACTTTCCATCGGCGGCACCTTGGCCGCAGGCTACCTCGCGGCATCCCTGAATAACCCGCTCAACGTGCTCATGACCTTCCTGATCTCCCTGGTTGGTTACGTGCTCATCAAGTTCGTCATCCTGAAGATCTTCCTGCCGCGCCCGCGCCAAATCTTCGCCATCGGCCTCGGCGTCGGCGCACTGTGCGGCGCCCTGTGGCTCACGGCCGGCCACTTCTTCTTCAAGGACCCGGCAATGCAGAGCAGTCTCTCGCTCGTGGGCGTTATCGTCCCGGGCATGCTGTGCAACTCGCTCATCAAGCAGGGCGTGGCCAAGACCCTCATCCCGCTGGCGTGGATGGTGCCGCTGACGGCGGCACTGGGCTTTGCGACGACCTTCATCACCTCCACCTACTTCGGTTGGTCGCTCGCCCCGCGCGTCTTCGACCACTCCGAAAGCTTCAACGGCACCTTGCTGTTCGCCCTCTGCGCAGCCTCGGTGGTCATGGCCCTGCTGGTGCAGGAGTCCACCGTCCACAACGCGAAGCTGCGCACCGGCGGCTATGTCACCGTGGGCCTGCTCATCGCGCTGTCCCCTGTCCCCCGCTACCTGGCCATCGTGGGCCTGGCGGTGCTCATCGTGGCGGCCATCTACTTCCCGTACCAGCACAAGGTGCCGCTGTTCGGCAAGGACCGCTTCATCGTCCTGTGCTTCCTGTCATTCTTCACCGTCAGCTCCATTGAGCTGCTGCTGGCTCTTATGTTCAACGTGCCGTTCAACGGCATGTACAACGTGGTCTTCGGCGTGCTCCCCGCGGTGATTGTCAACGACCTCAACCAGTACGGCTTCAAGCGCACTGGCTCCGGCATGGCCCTGTCCGCCGCCGGCAGCGCCGTGGTGGGCGTCCCCGCCCTGCTCATGAGCTAAGCACCAACGCCCGACAGCCAGCACAGGATTTGGGAAAGCCACCATGGACTTGGTAGTTTGTATGAGTTGCTTCTGCGCACGCGGCGCGTGAGTCGAGACGATCAGGACCTTGGGTTCGTCTTCCGAACACTCACGCCGAGCACTCACTGCCAGCACACATGCACACAGTGAGAGCGGGACATGTCCTTAGCGCAGCGGTTTCCACTAAATCATTGTCGATTACCAAGAGGTATTTTTAATCATGGCAAACATCAAGTCCAAGAAGAAGCGCATTCTCACCAACGAGAAGTCCCGCCAGCGTAACAAGGCTGTTCGCTCCGCAGTGCGCACCGAGATCCGTAAGTTCCGCACCGCTGTTGCTGCCGGCGACAAGGCTGCTGCTGAGACCCAGCTGCGCGTTGCTTCCCGCTCCCTGGACAAGGCTGTGTCCAAGGGCGTTCTGCACCGCAACAACGCCGCCAACAAGAAGTCCGGCATGGCTTCCGCCTTCAACAAGATGGCCTAAGCACCACGCCTAAGCTTCACCAGCCCGGCCCCACGCTCACCACGAGCAGCGGCGCCGGGCTTTTGTGATCCCAGCCGCCACTTCCCCGCCAAGCCCAACCGCCCCACATGTCTACCCACTCCACTAACCTCTAAGGCATGCCAGCTACCTCTCAGACTCCTGCAACAATCGCTCCCTCCCCCGCCGCCAGCCACGCGGCACGGAAGAAAGCCGCACAAGACTTCGCTGCCAAATGGGCAGGCCGCGGCTACGAGAAGGGCGATACCTCTAGTTTCTGGCTGGAACTGGCCCGCGATGTTATCGGCATGAAGGACGTGACCACCAACGTCCGCTTTGAGGAGCGCACCTCCAAGCGCGGCTTCATTGACGTCCACATCCCCGATGCCAAAACCTTCGTTGAGCAAAAGTCCCTCGGCGTGGATCTGGATAAGCCCGACACCCGCCAGGGCGAGCTGGTCACGCCGTTCCAGCAGGCGTTCAATTACGCCAACACGTTGCCCAATAACCAGCGCCCGAACTACATCATCGTCTGCGACTTCAACGAGTTCCGCATCCACGACCTCAACAAAGTCGATCCGGACACGAACTACATCTCCTTCACGCTCCAGGATCTGCCCGACCAGCTCCACCTCCTCGACTTCCTCATCGACCCGCAGCGCGCCCGCGCCAAGCGGGAAGAGAAAGTCTCAATGGACGCCGGCACGCTCATCGGCAAGCTCTACGACATGCTGCGCGCCCAGTTCATCGATCCGGACACCGAGGAAAACCAGCACGCCCTCAACGTCCTCTGTGTCCGCCTCGTGTTCTGCCTCTTCGCGGAAGACGCCGGCCTGTTCCCCAAGGACGCGCTGAACCGCTACCTATCTGAGACCCCGGCGCGCAACGTGCGTCCGATGCTCAAGGATCTCTTCCACACGCTCAATACGCCTGTCGACGCTCGCGACCCGTACCTGGACGACAACCTCAAGGCCTTCCCCTACGTCAACGGCGGCATGTTTGCTCAAGAGGAGGAAATCCCGCCCTTCACGGACGAGATCCTCACCACCCTACGCGACGAGGTTTCCCTCAACACCGACTAGTCCTCTATCAGCCCCACCATCTTCGGTGGTGTCTTCGAGTCCACACTCAACCCGGAGACTCGCGCCAAGGGCGGCATGCACTACACCAGCCCGGAGAACATCCACAAGGTCATCGACCCGCTTTTCCTCGACGCCCTCACCCAGGAGCTCGAGGACATCATCAACCAGCCCGGCATCACCGCCAACAAGCGCAATCGCCAGCTCACCCAGTTCCACGACAAGCTGGCCTCCCTCACTTTCTTCGACCCGGCCTGCGGCTCCGGCAACTTCCTCACTGAGACCTACATCAGCCTGCGCCGCCTGGAAAACAAGATCCTGTCCGTCCAAGCCAACAACCAAACCTCCCTCGGCTTCGACAACATCTCGCCGCTCAAGATTTCGCTCGACCAGTTCTACGGCATTGAGATCAACGACTTCGCCGTCTCCGTCGCCTCCACCGCCCTCTGGATCGCCCAGCTGCAGGCCAACATCGAGGCGCAGATGATCATCACCACCGACATCAAGGATCTGCCGCTTAACGACGCCGCCCACATCCACCACGGCAACGCCCTCCGCACCGACTGGGCCGACGTCCTCGCGGCGGAGAAGTGCAACTACATCATCGGCAACCCGCCTTTCTTGGGGTACTCACGACTAACCGCTGAACAAAAGGAAGACCGCGAAGCCCATTTCGGCAAGGTTAAGACCTTGGATTACGTCGCCTGCTGGCATAAGCGCGCAGCCGACTACATGCGCGGCACCGCCATCGAGGCCGCGCTGGTGTCCACCAACTCTATTTGCCAGGGCCAGCAAGTCTCCCCGCTCTGGAAACCGCTTTTCGGAGATGGCATCGTAATCAACTTCGCACACCGGACCTTCGTCTGGGCCAATGAAGCAGCAAACCAAGCACATGTTTTCTGCATTATCGTGGGCTTCTCATACAAGGAACGCAAGGAAAAGTTTGTGTGGGACTACCGGCGTTCGACACCTGAAGAACGAAAGAACGGTGCCGCAACGCAAATAGGTGAGCTCAAAAAGGTGTCGAACATCAACGGCTACTTGGCCGATGCGCCGACTGCCTTCATCGAGCGTCGAAACAAGCCGATTAGTGACGTTCCACCGATGAAAGCCGGAGGCAAACCAACGGAGGGAGGCCATCTCCTCATGACTCCTGCCGAAAGGGAAGTCCTACTCAAAGAAGCTCCAGAACTAGAACCCTACGTCCGCAAGTATTCTATGGGAGAAGAGTTCATTGACGGCACCGACCGATACTGCCTCTGGTTGGTTGATTTTCCACGCCACAAGATTCCGAAAATTCCGGTGCTTTCGGAGAGAGTTCGCAAGGTCAAAGAAATGCGCGAGGCTTCACCAAAAGCTGCAACGCAGAAGAAGGCTGCCACTCCGTGGCTCTTCGACGAAATTCGTTATACGGGACAAGGGTCTTATATCGGTGTCCCCGCAGTGTCTTCCCAGCGCCGTAAGTACCTGCCTATTGCGTTTGAAACTGAAGGCATGATCCCTGGAAACAAGCTTTATTACGTCCTTACTGAGGATAGATACGTATTCGGATTGCTGCTGTCGCAGTTCCATAATGCATGGATGCGCACAGTTACCGGGCGCCTAAAGGCGGACTATAACTATGCGAACACTGTCGTGTACAACAACTTCATCTGGCCGGAAGCAGATGATGCAACGCAGGAACGTATCGCTTCACTAGCGCAGGCGGTGCTGGATGCGCGTGAGTTGTATGAGGGCGCGACGTTGGCGGATTTGTATGACCCGGACAATGACTTCCTGTACCCGGAGCTGTTGAAGGCGCATGCGGAGCTGGATGCTGCGGTGGAGGCGGCGTACGGGGTGGACTTCTCGGACTCGGCGGATGATGCGGAGAGGGAGCAGCGGATTGTGGCGCACTTGTTTGAGCTCTACAACGAGGCGGTCGGTTAGGTCGGTCGGGTCGTAGTGACAAACAGCCGTTCGAGGCCAGGCCCGGCGGTGTCGGGGCGTGGGCTAAGATTTGTCCACGATGACGAACGTGAAACCGATACTCAAGTGGGCCGGGGGCAAACGCCAGCTCCTGCCCCAGATCACCGCGGCGGCGCCGGAGGGCTATGAACGCTACTTTGAGCCCTTCCTCGGCGGCGGTGCGGTGCTGTTCGGTCTCCAGCCGGAGCGCGCCATCGTTAACGACCTC
Proteins encoded in this region:
- a CDS encoding FUSC family protein → MAETTGARIAPEPMPQRPNPWQLLTAMHSTDIRWPGALRAALALFIPGALSLLTGHEHEMLLVAAGSCAVIYGEGYPYRKRWQVIAIVGTLLTLGTLLGSTLGHGVFSHLNAGGSRWWFLLIGAYTTALATVGVFVQNALRLPPPGVFFIIMASGGATMSSRLGISPWEVAAWTSAGALSALVVGMFGWLVHPHNPEAKAVAALDVAVAAALRDSDEASVIARTHRAQTALANAWAALTDAGIVSGGKVRKPAFAHLVTHVRAAHLKLAAAGPAGNAAEGLDDATRLFDVHRTAIPHTRPTVAYRIFRAMHPYSHATMSAARVAVASVVAAAVGIALGFDRPDWAVVSVVLIAQWGPDRIPGTIRAAQRFGGTIIGIGLFAALHAAGIAQWSLLIALAAVQFLAEIFVTRNYALTVIVTTPLALYLGGAVSKPLGEMVVARFVETVIAVVCALIALWAVPRVFSLRHYRRLVRRSLLSMGALLGALLTATPAEAIRQRRDLQYELLSERRAIQSLAADFPDAAAPLWDDHLVLQRTGYALLDYCTAHVDDEVSLQDIEALAATVRKAQKAL
- a CDS encoding type II toxin-antitoxin system PemK/MazF family toxin, which codes for MSLFKPLPEEPVDTGLTLINDRLGLHGEHTAHHANRVASIHVENTRDHPRTVCFAPDMDGQADSGEVVWVCTPGNTPTCSPRERAILIIARTRTTVMGLLISPNPTHADADNWVGIGTGEWDEDGKECWVRLDRVLEVPETQIRRQGTLFPPRRFERIANQLRIDYNWA
- a CDS encoding gamma-glutamyltransferase, with product MPQATSPCSTPGEVSAPTTSFISTPNAQATEAGCAVLAQGGTAADAVVAAQYALGLTEPQFSGPGGGGIALYFDARKDKLSTFDGTVPVPDKDVPGIGPITSVGVPQTDRLMRTLHKRHGALPFEDTTAPAQRLATDGFLATDSLIKAIGYHEELFQPGAAGAFLLNDAGEIPAEGDVLRNPDYAQHLADLAERKFTPQLAEGDVEKQLRKSWRKDRRSQIKPDDALCVPYRDITACGSSSPSTGFMVVAHTLGILGHHDLASLDPYRTDEDTPVARATAAHLMTEAERIAFANANTWMADAEANKSRAESYIKDIVTNPDHHRAAAESIERESATDDVEPLPLNGYSSQYFDSTEEGTSQISVRDAAGNWASVTTTLQRSFGSGIATNGFFLNNSLDNFSKDALPGQPNSREPGIKPRTMMAPVMLMHNDAPVAALGSPGGRKIPAFVLKGIVGLQDWALPTQSVVNMPNFGADNRNSVFVEKSSLHRQEKMSELFERWDQPVDTTTARSGLSIITADQTGADDRRGGIAQGVPIPVVPP
- the pgsB gene encoding poly-gamma-glutamate synthase PgsB, giving the protein MLAFMTLAGGAAAVSMAGFYSKEQAHRSRMAGLDINVHINGIRGKSTITRMVGGVLREANYNTISKTTGTYACVIDTDASEHPIKRTGPANINEQYRFLKEWIQPQTEALVVECMAVKPKYQVLCQDVILRSPLSVITNVRLDHQEDMGDTREEIAASLCSTVPMGGTLVTGERDEHIVKIIREHCEARNTKLVVAPHTELSESLVDKFSYHQFEENVAVALSVAEELGIDAETAARGMLRAEPDPGTTKITPVQVSEGDMFYWVPMFAINDWESTTKVYRSVSEQALPDGCKRVIALNNRSDRTDRAQMFIDLVTEDLMNEFDRVILYGDIQEAVRQKLINKGVPEDAVVSTLDMDEDASGHDLIARARDGFGTDPVAIFGMVNIHTEHVISMNRFVDAVVEGNLARTTAAADHTAPMPVVEPAYQGGN
- a CDS encoding poly-gamma-glutamate biosynthesis protein PgsC/CapC translates to MHHTQLGSLDFLIDYTHLTFFFGVLISYLYFRRRQLSIGGTLAAGYLAASLNNPLNVLMTFLISLVGYVLIKFVILKIFLPRPRQIFAIGLGVGALCGALWLTAGHFFFKDPAMQSSLSLVGVIVPGMLCNSLIKQGVAKTLIPLAWMVPLTAALGFATTFITSTYFGWSLAPRVFDHSESFNGTLLFALCAASVVMALLVQESTVHNAKLRTGGYVTVGLLIALSPVPRYLAIVGLAVLIVAAIYFPYQHKVPLFGKDRFIVLCFLSFFTVSSIELLLALMFNVPFNGMYNVVFGVLPAVIVNDLNQYGFKRTGSGMALSAAGSAVVGVPALLMS
- the rpsT gene encoding 30S ribosomal protein S20, which codes for MANIKSKKKRILTNEKSRQRNKAVRSAVRTEIRKFRTAVAAGDKAAAETQLRVASRSLDKAVSKGVLHRNNAANKKSGMASAFNKMA